The following nucleotide sequence is from Triticum dicoccoides isolate Atlit2015 ecotype Zavitan chromosome 7B, WEW_v2.0, whole genome shotgun sequence.
CGCCACAAGGGCGGGGGGCTCgtggaccccccctgacttgttctcgacgccaacacctcttatatatccccaaacttccggaacagaacctagatcgggcgttccgccgccgcaagcctatgtagccaccaaaaaccaatcgagaccctgttccggcaccctgccggaggggaatccatcaccagcggccatcttcatcatcccgacgctctccgtgccgaggagggagtagttcaccctcgatgctgaggatatgtaccagtagctatgtgtttgatctttctctctctctctctctcttgttcttgatttggcacgatctttatttaccgcgagctttgctattatagttggatcttatgatgtttcttcccctctaccttataatggattgagttttccctttgaatttatcttatagGTGCGGCtacgactgcctgtgcacaagtaaggggtacaaaagggCCCAAACTAATGTACACCGACACATTTGATAACATATTTTTCCTTTATCTAATTATTGGTTGCTCATTGGTAGATGAAAGAAAGAAAGGTTGATGGGAAAGGAACGTCTtttctccaacaatggtgacatgaTTGGTGTGTACAAAGACCCCTTCTTTTTTCTACAGTTATCTTTGTCAATGTGTTGAAATGCATGGTAGAGATCCCCTCTTTTATATGCCTAACATTTGGAATCTCTACTTAACTAGTTGCTTGTTGAAAGCGGCGCACCTCTTTTGAATCAATACCTTTGAATAAGCTCATCTAATATGATGAACAAAAGTGCTAGTATTATCATATTAAAGCTCATCTAGTGCAACCAGTTCCTTGGAATATGCTCACCTTATTAAAGCCCTGCATGAGTATACAAGAGTGACTCCTGAAAGCCTTGTATGGTTTTGTTGACAACAGATTTTGGCAcggccaagaacttaattaagatggcctcaaatggagaaatgTTCAAAGTGAGAAAGCTTCGTATCCTCAAAagaagaaactttgatatttgggctatagccatccggtctcatttctaaggccgaagttgtgttcgaagtattcagattttgtattcaaaacactattcggctgattacgcccctaAGGTGGCCTCATATAAGAAAagtttctacacggattgtcttcgtctcgtcgaaatgatcgattttgatataagaaacgtctaaatcggagttcttatgcaaaagttagagccaaaacagtgtgctgcataagtctgccccggaagttccgggcaaaacttccggggaggttccgggctaaaccgaaagtttgcacgtggtgcgccccgaaaactggaattttaacattatttgcagatttgcggggccaattttgacatcaagatgacctcggatgaagaagtgaTCAACtaagcaatttttctccattgcaagatctacaactttgcttttgggaccatcgcgatccgaagccatatgtgacctgcaggagctgtgcaagagggaaacttgatgtaattttagcctagaagttccgggctaaccagaagttccggccctcgtagtccgagttaggttatgttttgatgttttggacgagatttgagtccttttcttgtacggaaagtctagccgcctcatatatatgtaagaggtgacggccgattgaataacaccACACAATCGACATATCAATATATCAATATTTTACCTtctctcttgttcttcttctttctcgttcttcgcttgttcttcttcattgcagggtggcgaacctcgaggccctaggggcgatcaggtcgacctagggcagaccATAGCCGCCGTGCGCCCTGATGGGGTTCCggtcctcaaaagcgcccgccggattgcctgcgtaccgcgctttcggccgggtctccttcgacgtgagctacggtgcatcaccctcggcgtcggaggtacacggtgacgtgttcgtgtgcgaacaggtTTGTACTGGAATATTCAGAATTAAAATTTGTTCAATGAACAAAACAAACTGGTCTTCCTAGTTTATTTTACTATCAAATGTGACCTACTTGTGGGCTTGCCCAAGTAATTTTGCGATTGAACAACAAAATAAGTGCTAGTTAAACTTTTTAGTACCGGATGTCTCTTGTGTTTCTTTATTTCTCATTTTAACTCTTGCTTATTGGCAGCAGATGAAATCATAAGCAAGGCTGAGTAGAAGAGAAGATAAATGGTGTGGCAGATAAAGAGCAACGAAAAAGCTActcgaattgtcttcgtctcgtcgaaatgatcgattttgatataagaaacgtctaaatcggagttcttatgcaaaagttagagccaaacaATGTCAATAGAATTGAGCGTGCTTTCCTCTGGTCAGCTCAGAGTCAAACTTCAGGTGCAAAATACAAGGTCAACTGGGAGACTGTTTGCCGCCCTACGCATCTCGGCGGGCTTGCAGTCCTACACCTGGGGAAATTTGCAAGAGCTCTAAGGTTGAGATGGCCATGGGTGGAGTGGAAGGACCCGACTAGATTGTGGGTGGGCTTAGGAAACCCGTGCTCTGAGGTGGATATGGACCTCTTCTACGCCTCCACCATCATCACCGTGAGAAATGGAGGGAAGACGCCCTTCTGGGAGGCACCATGGTTGAGAGGGAAAAAACCGAAGGATATCGCCCCCCTCATCTTCGCAGCCTCCAAGCGGAAGAAGTGGGTGGTGAAGGATGCACTGCGATACAATGCTTGGGTGCGCCAGATCAACCCTTCCATCAACCTAATGACCAACCACATCGTGGAGTTCGTGGACCTTTGGGTCCATCTGGACCAATTCGAGCTTTCACCagagattgatgacaacataccctGTAAATTTGAGGCGAACGGTGAGTATTCGGCGGCCTCTGCTTATAGGGTCCAGTTCTTGGGCTCCATGACGACGACCATGAACAGGACTATTTGGAAGGTTTGGGCAcctcccaaggtcaagttcttctccTGGCTAGCGATTCAAAACAGAATATGGACGGCGGATAGATTGGAGAAGCGAGGTTGGGAGAATTGCGGACTGTGCACCCTCTGCAGAAGGGCAAATGAGACGTCCGCGCACCTCTTCTTTCGGTGCAGGTTCACCTTGCGCGTGTGGAGATTGGTAAAGGAGTGGCTTGGCCTAGGGGCTCTCGAGATCCATCAATGGCAGGCGGAGCGCAATATCAAACATTGGTGGACAAACATGTCGAAGCCCAATACGGCGAACCGGAAGGCCATGGCTTCCCTTACTATGCTTGTTGGTTGGGCCATTTGGAACGAGAGAAACGCTAGAGTTTTTAGGAAGAAATCAACGCCGCCCTTCTACATTCTAAAACTAATCCAAGATGAAGCCAAACTTTGGGTCACGACAGGAGCTACGCACCTGAGCATTATCATGCCGCGAGAGTAGTTATTGTTTTCATTTTGCTGACGGACGGGCTATGTTGTGGAGCCACTATTATGTACTCTAAAACTCTCCTTCTTTATTAATGAAtgaggcaagtcttttgcctctgtttccaaaAAAAAAAGCTACTTTGCAAGATTTCGAATCGTCCCAAGCTGCTTTACCTTTGTATTTATCGTATAGAAACAATTTTAGGGTCTAATTATGAAGTTTATTTTGGTGTAGTTGAATTTCGAGTTTGTATCCAGAGGTTAATATGCATTTTAAAGATGTGTGATGTCGTTAAAGTGTTGTCAAAATCTGGTTAAAAATGTACTTTGCACTGGATGCATGCAAAAACATTTCTAAATTACGTGCCTGTGTGATGGTGAAACACTTGCAAATTGCATGTGATAACTGTGCTGATGTATTTCATATTACTCTGCTTGTTGTGTTCTGCATGTGGAACTCTCCAAAGCGATGTATTCATATTACTGTCCCAAGCCAAACACTGTTAAGGAATCTGTTTCCTTTACACAGCCAAACCAAACAAAATGTGATTTGTCCAGTCTGGAACTGTTACACTATGTAATCCGTTTCCCTTTCCCTTTACGTTATTACCACTTTAAACAAACACCTCCATTGTAGTTCGCACGTTCACCCCGGATTGAGCAAACGAGCGTTTGTACATTTGGTGTTCTTCATACATGGTACATACGTGAACCTGACCAATGCCTGGTGCTCCAAGGCATCGATCATTATTTAGCACACTTGTTTCGTGTACTCCTTAGTTGGGCCTCCTGCAATTCAGCCTGACCTCTGTCTGCGTCCCGGAGGACGGCAGCAGGCCGCCCATCTTCAGCATGGCCGTGACGAAGTCGGCCGAGAACTGGCTGGGGCTGTTGCTGTACTGCTGCACCAGCGCGTCCTGCGACCCGCCATTGAAGAGCTCCTGGTCCGAGTGCAGGAGGCCGCGCTGCCCCACCAGGTTCTGGTAGTAGGCATTGTCAAACCCGTCGGCTGTCTGCACGTCGAAGGGCGCGAGGTTGCTGTCGCCGCCGGACCGCGGGCATGTCCCCTGCCGCAGCGCCGCGAAGCTGGCGTTGATGTTGGTCTCGTTGTAGATGCGGTTGCGGAAGAACTGGCACTGCGACCGCCCGATGGTGTGCGCGCCGGAGAGCGCCGTCATGTCCCGTGGCGACAGGTTCTTGTTGCCGAACATGGTGATGAGCGTGGCGAGGCTGGAGCCGGGGCCCGGGAGGTTCGCGTTGGCCGCGCTCTGGCTCGCCGTGCGCGAGTCCTTGCGCCCCAGCGGCACGCTCCACGTGGGACCTCCGAGCTGCATGCAACAGTTCAGCCGAGTCAGCCATGAGCCCATGACACGTAAATAAGTGCAGAAGGTGTAGTAGATCGAGTAGCGTTGCTCAGAGCCCGTTGAAGCtagtcttttttttttgcgggaccgTTGAAGCTAGTCGCGCGCGAGGACTAACCAGGTTGACACCGTCACGGGCGGCGAGCGCGAggatgtcggcgcaggagacggtGGCCCTACACGTAGCCTCGACCTGGGTCTTGAGGGCGTCGATCACCTCGAACCCGCGGGCCGAGTTGGCGTTCGGCCCGGCGTTCTTCTCGCCGGTGAACGTCGACGTGTCGTCAAGCAGAATGGAGCCGTCACACCCCTGCCGATGCGTAGCAGACAAACACAATTAAACTTCAGTACACCGCACGTACGCAAAATCCAGCAGCAAAAGCAAAGTAACAGATGAACACATTTGATGGAACATAACAGTAGAGAGGAACGGTGTTGCTCACATtgacgaagcagtcgtggaagaagaggcggaggatggACGCGCCCATCCGCCTCTCCGTCTGCACGGCCGAGGTCATCCCCGACCGCACGATGGACGCCAGGTTGGGGCACGACGTGGAGTAGAAGTTGGGCGAGAGCTGCTGCGCATTCGCCTCGCCGGCGATGACACAGAGCAcgacggcgaggccaaggaaggCCGCCGACCTGGTGGTGAAGACAGCCATTGCTAGCTGGAGATAAACTCTTGTGATGTGAGCTCGATGAGGCGAAATGCATAGGGTGGTATCCTATTTATAGTGCTCCAGCTAGCCCGCGCCTGCATGGGCTGGCGGGTGCGCGGTTCCGATCACGAACGCACGAGAAATGCTGCAAAGTTCTTGCCCGGAACTCTGCAGCCGCAGCTGGACTTGGTTGACCAGTAATGGCTCCGGCATGGGCCCCGGCTTGGCACGACGCTACTGCTAATCAGCATGCGCACTCCCTATCCCGGTATCCCCTGCCTTGCACTGAATCATTGCATCGCATGCATGTGTTTGTTATCGTATACCGTATTTCCTCGAGTATTATAAGAGCGGAGAGACGTGTTGCTGTGCACGTCACGGGCATAGGGCTGTGCATGGGTCAGTCCGGATTCCTCTGAGTCGGCGCATTACCGGAAATTTCGTGGACCAAGGACGAGGACCGAATGTTGCTGATACCGTTACGTGCCGTACCACTCCACCACGGTGCATGCTGTTGCTAGCCATGTGCCGGTTaacgccttgtacaatgggaggtgcttaagGAGATGCTTGGAGAAATAAACCGGGTTTTTCTGAaacaccggtgcctatttctacggaagagacgcttagttaagcgtatATCCTATACAAATAAGCACCGATACTTAAAAAAcgcctggtttatttctctaagcatctcctctaagcacctcccattgtacaaggcctaaccaGACTTGCTTACCTGGATAACACCAGGTTCAATCAGAAGCACCACTCATTCTATATCTTATTACTATCTCACAGTTTGAAGCATCCGTATTGCTGTATAGGCTGGCCCATTAATCAGCTCGATCGGGCCAATCTGAAAGGTACTAATCCAGCATCGTAGAGTTGTACGTACGGACGGTATTACATCGCAACTTGCATGTGCATGTCGAGGTCAAGCAATTATTCTGGAGTTAGGACGATACTATGGAGTATATAAAACTATTGTATTTCGCCACCCTatatacatacatgcatgttaagaTCAATCACTTTCGTAGGACAATGGAAAGGTTGGAAGCGTGCGCCTATCTCACTGTCACCCGCTTCAATGGAGTTTGAATCGTCCAGCGCTCCGCAGTTTTGCTAGAacacatctagatgagatataatttggtttcATTCACCTTTTATAGCTATTGGATGGGATGCTATAAGACACGTATGTGCTGATGTGGGTTGTATCTGTTCTTGtatttcaaagtgaatgagaccaaattatatcttatCTAGATGAGTTCTAAGTACTCCTAGCGACCCGTGCTAACTGGGATCAGCACTGATAACCATGTTTTAACCGAAAAGCGACACGAGTGCGTAACGTATGGACTCGAAAATGAGAGAACATTACGCGCTAGCTTTCTTTAACAGCTTGTTTGGCATCAAGGTTATCATTTCATTTCAAATGAAATGAAAATCTATTCTAGGGAGTATTTCATTGTGGTTGTGGGGATTTCGTTTTCAGACccttttttttaaacggaggcaaaggaTTTGCCGCATACATTAATTAAGAGGGGAATAGAGTTTTACAAGTGTCCACACAACACTGCATGACAATTACTCGCGTATTATGGTTTCCCCTGGTTTATTTGCACCCGTGGCGTCCCATAGCTTCGCTTTCTCGAGGATGATGNNNNNNNNNNNNNNNNNNNNNNNNNNNNNNNNNNNNNNNNNNNNNNNNNNNNNNNNNNNNNNNNNNNNNNNNNNNNNNNNNNNNNNNNNNNNNNNNNNNNNNNNNNNNNNNNNNNNNNNNNNNNNNNNNNNNNNNNNNNNNNNNNNNNNNNNNNNNNNNNNNNNNNNNNNNNNNNNNNNNNNNNNNNNNNNNNNNNNNNNNNNNNNNNNNNNNNNNNNNNNNNNNNNNNNNNNNNNNNNNNNNNNNNNNNNNNNNNNNNNNNNNNNNNNNNNNNNNNNNNNNNNNNNNNNNNNNNNNNNNNNNNNNNNNNNNNNNNNNNNNNNNNNNNNNNNNNNNNNNNNNNNNNNNNNNNNNNNNNNNNNNNNNNNNNNNNNNNNNNNNNNNNNCTTTTATGTCGAAAGACCCTGGCATTCCTTTTGTTCCAAATTGCCCAAGAGACAAGCATGGTGAGAGAGGCCATGGCCTTGCCTGATGGAATGTCCATGCCGGTTCTACTATCCCACCACTCTTCAACGGATCCCGCCAAGTGCCATGTAGATATATCCACATGTTCAAGGCCAAGTTTTGCAACCAGCATGCTCCAGAGTCAAATGGTGTACCGACACTTGAAGAAGAGATGTGGCCCGGTCTCAGGCTCTCGTTTGCAAAGAGGGCATAAGCCACAATTTTCCCATCCACGCTTGACAAGTCTGTCGGTAGTTCAAATTCTGTCCTGAAGGGCCAACCAAGCAAAAAACTTGACCTTTCGTGGTGCCCAATTCTTCCATATCATGCAGGCCAAGGGTGATATGACCAGACCCAAGAATTGGGCTCTATAAGCTGAGGCCGCGGAGTAAACCCCATCatttttatttttccacacaatCACATCATCTGCAAGCTCATCAAGATGGAAATCATGCATGAGCATCCAAAGCGTGAAGAATTCCTGGATGTGGTGGACGGTGACAATATCTGGGGGCTTTATCTTGAGGATCCATGCGTTGTTCTTTAAGGCTTCCCTCACCTTCCATGTTTTCCTCGTCGAGGCCTCGTAAATAAGGGGAGCGATGTCTTTTGGTTTACGGCCAAGCAGCCAAGGGGAGTTCCAAAAAGGCATTCTTGCTTCGTTCCCCAcagtgatggtggtggaggcgtaGAAGAACTCCAGGTCCTTCTCGTCACAGGGGTTGCCAAGACCCACCTATAGTTTGGATGGGTCTCTCCATTCATACCAAGGCCACCGCAGTCTCAGAGCAGGTGTGAATTTTTTTATGTTGAGGACACCCAGACCGCCATATTCCAAGGGACGACACACTACTTCCAAATTGACCTTGCACTTGGCCCTAGTGGTCTTGTCTGATGTGGACCAGAGAAAAGCCCTCTCCATCTTAATGAGGTTATGCAAAGTGCTTTGGGGGACACCAAAGGGGTAATGGAGTAAATCATTTGGGAGGTGATGACGGACTTGACGAGCGATGTACGCCCAAGGGGCCAATTTTCTTGCCGCCTTGTACTCAAGTACTTGAAGTCCACCTTTTTTAGTTTCCAGACCAAGAGGGGTAGACCCAAGTAAGTCATCGGAAAATTAGCTCTCTTTgctggcaaactttgaaggatgtgGTCCGGCTTTTTGTTGACTACACCAGATTGGCACGACGGAGCTCTTTTGAAAGTTTTTGTGAAGGCTCGTGACTTCACCAAAGCCCCTTAGGATGGATGCAAGGTTGTCGACGTCCCTCTTTATTGGcgcaatgatacgtccattttgcatcatgcttttatattgatatttattgcattatgggctgtcattacacattatatcacaatacttatgtcttttctcttttattttacaaggtttacatgaagagggagaatgccgacaactggaattctggactagaaaaggagcaaatattagagacctattcttcacaactccaaaagtcctgaaatttcacagagaatatttttgaaatatatataaaatattgggtgaagaaagtaccaaaggggggccaccagctaggcacaagggtggagggcgcgccctacccctcctgGGAGCGccccgtccttgtgggccccccgacgcccatcttctgctatatggtgtgttttgacctgcaaAAAATtaggaggaagctttcgggacaaagcgccgccgtttcgaggcggaacctaggcagaaccaatctagggctccgacggagttgttctgccagggaaacatcccttcgggagggggaaatcatcgccaacgtcatcaccatcgatcctctcatcgagaggggtcaatctccatcaacatcttcacgagcaccatctcctctcaaaccctagttcatctcttgtgcccgatctttgtctcaaaacctcagattggtacatgtgggttgctagtagtgttgattagtccgtgtagttgatgctagttggtttatttggtggaagatcatatgttcagatccttaatgataattgatactcctctgattatgaacatggatatgctttgtgagtagttacgtttgttcttgaggacttgtgagaagtcttgttataagtaatcatgtgagttcggtatttgttcaatattttgatgagatgtatgttgtctttcctctagtggtgttatgtgaatgtcgactacatgacacttcaccattatttgggcctacgggaagacattgggaagtaataggtagatgatgggttgctagagtgatagaagcttaaaccctagtttatctgttgcttcgtaaggggctgatatggatccatatgtttcatgctatggttaggcttgccttaattcttctttcgtagttgcggatgcttgcgagaggggttaatcataagtgggcggcttgtccaaggaaggacatcacccaagcaccagtccacccacatatcaaattatcaaagtaacaaacgtgaatcatatgagcatgatgaaaactaacttgacaacaattcccatgtgtcctcaggatcgctttgctttatataagagttcacccaggcttgtcctttgctacaaaaaggatcggtccaccttgctgcaccttgtttacttttgatacttgttacccattatgaattatcttatcacacaactatttgTCACTGATAATTTCATTGCTTGCAGaggttaccttgctgaaaaccatttgtcatttccttctgctcctcgttcggttcaacactcttacttatcaaaagcactacggtagatcccctatacttgtgggtcatcaagactcttttctggcgccgttgccgaggagtgaagcgcctttggtaagtataatttggtaaggaaacatttatgtagtgtactgaaatttattgtcacttgttactacggGAAACAaattctttgaggggcttgttcatggtatcttcacctcgaccggaagagcaaagagttgctcctcaacctactgcacctactgaaaatatttattatgaaattccttcgggtatgatagaaaaactgctagctaatccttatgcaggagatggaacattacatcccgatatgcacctaatctatgttgataaagtttgtggattatttaagcttgcaggtatgcccgaggatgttgtcaataagaaggtcttccctttatctttgaagggaaaggcattgatatggtataggctatgtgatgatattggatcattgaactacaaccgattgaaattggaaattTCAtcggaagttttatcctatgcatcttgttcatcgtgatcggaactatatatataatttttggcctcgtgaagaagaaagtatcgctcaagcttgggggaggcttaagtcaatgttatattcatgccccaatcatgagttctcaagataaattattattcaaaatattTATGTTCGACttcctcataatgatcgatccatgctcgatacttcttgtactggttcttatatgaagaaggatattgaattcaaatgggatttcttggaaaaaattaaacgcaactctaaagattgggaactcgacgaagctaaggagtcaggtataaaccttaagtttgattgtgttaaatcttttatggatagcgATGCTTtttgtgattttagcactaaatatggacttgactcttagatagtagcttctttctgtgaatcatttgctactcatgttgatctccctaaggagaaatggtttaaatatcatcctcccattgaatttaaagtagtagaacctattaaagttgaagaagaaactattacttataatgttgatcctattgttcctactgcttttattgagaaaccacattttcctgttagaataaaggatcatgttaaagcttcaactgtggttcgtaagagttatactagaacacctacacccccaaaacaaattaaagttgaacctagtgttgctatggttaaagatctcttggttgataatattgatgggcatgttatttatttctgtgatgaggctgctagaattgctaaacccgatactaaagataaacatacaccagttgttggcatgcctattatttctgttaaaattggagatcattgttatcttggcttatgtgatgtgggtgctagtgtgagtgcaattccttattccttatataaagaaattatgaatgatattgcacctgctgagatagaagataatgatgttactattaagcttgccaatagagatactatatcaccaattgggattgttagagaagttgaagtcttgtgtgggaaaataaaatatcctgcaaaatttcttgttcttgcttccccacaagataatttttgtcccattatatttggtagacctttcttgaatactgttaatgctaagatagactgcgagaaagatattgttactgttggtttaggggatatgtctcatgattttaatttctctaaattctggagacaaccccatgataaagaattgcctagtaaagatgaaattattggtcttgcttctattgtcgtgcctcccaccgaccctttagaacaatatttgctaggccatgaaaatgatatgtttatgaatgaaagaaggaaaatagatgaaatattctttaatcaagggcctatgttggaacacaattttcctatagaaatccttggggatcctcctccacacaagggtgatcccgtgtttgagcttaaacaattacctgatactctgaaatatgcttatcttgatgaaaagaagatatatcctattattattagtgctaatctttcagagcatgaagaaaagaaattattgaaaactctaaagaagcaccgttccgctattggatatactcttgatgatcttaggggcattagtcccactctatgtctgcacaaaattaatttggaacgtgatgctaaaccagttgttgatcaccaacgacggttaaatcctaagatgaaggaattggtaagaaatgaaatactaaagcttctggaggcaggtataatttatcctatttctGATAgtcatgggtaagtcttgttcattgtgtccctaagaagggaggtattactgttgttcctaatgttaagaatgaattgattccgcaaagaattgttacaggttatagaatgataattgattttcgcaaattaaataaagctactagaaaagatcattaccctctaccttttattgatcaaatgctagaaagactatccaaacatacacattcttgctttctagatggttattttggtttctctcaaatacctgtgtcaaaagatgatcaagagaaaaccacttttacttgcccttttggtacttttgcttatagacgtatgccttttgttttatgcaatgtgaaggaaatatg
It contains:
- the LOC119340050 gene encoding peroxidase P7-like, with translation MAVFTTRSAAFLGLAVVLCVIAGEANAQQLSPNFYSTSCPNLASIVRSGMTSAVQTERRMGASILRLFFHDCFVNGCDGSILLDDTSTFTGEKNAGPNANSARGFEVIDALKTQVEATCRATVSCADILALAARDGVNLLGGPTWSVPLGRKDSRTASQSAANANLPGPGSSLATLITMFGNKNLSPRDMTALSGAHTIGRSQCQFFRNRIYNETNINASFAALRQGTCPRSGGDSNLAPFDVQTADGFDNAYYQNLVGQRGLLHSDQELFNGGSQDALVQQYSNSPSQFSADFVTAMLKMGGLLPSSGTQTEVRLNCRRPN